The Campylobacter sp. CN_NE2 genome contains a region encoding:
- a CDS encoding lipopolysaccharide biosynthesis protein, translating into MQENIIQKTKFGILWNLFERFGVQGLGFIFGIILARILSPNDYGTIALLTVFIALSSVFIESGFSKALIQRQDRDEYDFSTVFIFNVVVAIVFYLILFFVAPFIAEFYKIPELTNLARVLFVVLILQSLRIVQTAKFQINVDFKKIAFINLISIIIGCPCGLIFALNGFGVWSLVWQNIISQSVAVALFWYFGKWIPKTGFSKKSFKKLFSFSVNLTVIGVLGIILNSIYILVIAKFYSTKDLGFYNQGETCTSSIFGAVTGAIVGATFPLLSSLQNDKDELIRIFKKLLKIISLTTIPAMFGFAMISENFILVFLTEKWIEAAPLFFWFSLAFIFTPLSGANLNLLEAIGRTDYRLKIEIIKMFLLFIMMAITFPISIKAVVIGRAAMGFLSFFINTYIIGKYYGFGAFKQLGYIWHSFVASFVMVFVIFCIDYFISSPLLSLILSILIGIIVYIFTLWILKEEEFFIYFDRMKLLFGRLVNLEK; encoded by the coding sequence GTGCAAGAAAACATAATTCAAAAAACCAAATTTGGAATTTTATGGAACTTATTTGAACGCTTTGGGGTTCAAGGGCTTGGTTTTATTTTCGGCATTATATTAGCTAGAATTCTATCGCCAAATGATTATGGAACTATTGCGCTTTTAACGGTTTTTATCGCGCTTAGTTCCGTTTTTATTGAAAGCGGTTTTTCTAAGGCTTTAATACAAAGACAAGACAGAGATGAATATGATTTTTCAACTGTTTTTATTTTTAATGTAGTTGTTGCGATAGTATTTTATTTAATTTTATTTTTTGTTGCTCCATTTATCGCAGAATTTTATAAAATTCCGGAACTTACAAATTTGGCAAGAGTTTTGTTTGTGGTTTTAATCTTGCAATCATTACGAATAGTGCAAACAGCAAAATTTCAAATAAATGTTGATTTTAAGAAAATCGCTTTTATAAATTTAATCTCTATTATTATCGGTTGTCCTTGCGGGTTAATTTTTGCATTAAATGGATTTGGTGTTTGGTCGCTTGTTTGGCAAAATATTATATCGCAGAGCGTAGCAGTTGCGTTATTTTGGTATTTTGGTAAATGGATACCAAAGACTGGATTTAGCAAAAAATCATTTAAAAAACTATTTAGTTTTAGTGTAAATTTGACCGTAATCGGAGTTTTAGGAATTATATTAAACAGCATTTATATTCTTGTTATTGCTAAATTTTATTCTACAAAAGATTTAGGTTTTTATAATCAAGGAGAAACTTGCACTAGCAGTATTTTTGGAGCTGTAACAGGTGCTATTGTAGGGGCTACTTTTCCGCTGCTTTCATCTTTGCAAAATGATAAAGATGAGCTTATAAGGATATTTAAAAAACTTCTTAAAATTATCTCTTTAACTACAATTCCTGCAATGTTTGGTTTTGCTATGATAAGCGAGAATTTTATTTTAGTATTTTTGACAGAAAAATGGATTGAAGCGGCACCTCTATTTTTTTGGTTCTCTTTGGCATTTATTTTTACACCTTTAAGTGGTGCGAATTTGAATTTACTAGAAGCTATTGGAAGGACAGATTATCGTTTAAAAATCGAAATAATCAAAATGTTTTTGCTTTTTATCATGATGGCCATAACATTTCCTATAAGCATAAAAGCAGTCGTTATAGGTAGGGCAGCAATGGGTTTTTTATCGTTTTTTATAAATACCTACATCATAGGTAAATACTATGGCTTTGGTGCATTTAAACAACTTGGCTATATTTGGCACAGTTTTGTAGCATCTTTTGTTATGGTTTTTGTAATTTTTTGTATTGATTATTTCATATCTAGTCCTTTATTAAGTTTGATTTTATCGATACTAATTGGCATAATAGTTTATATTTTTACTCTTTGGATTTTAAAAGAAGAAGAATTTTTTATATATTTTGATAGAATGAAGCTTTTATTTGGTAGGCTTGTAAATTTGGAGAAATGA
- a CDS encoding asparagine synthase C-terminal domain-containing protein, protein MVDKDFCLSSYIAYRYIFKDGVEFYDGFKHKNIQPVPKNEQISVKNADEIDAAIKKQFDELYEKYDSIGILLSGGMDSANLASYLKKGSHAYTFTSDLDEVFNLDAKRAKKYCEKFGLNHHLININFDDYKEFTEPVMKNKCAPVHSIEPQIYKAALAAKKDGVELMIVGESSDLIFGGMDKLLAKDWDFDEFKNRYTFLEPNLVLKNPVDVSELFEKYRQGEKIDFMRFMDDVFAIESSSSYLNAFEVANLPYYDPYAKLVMSEPLDLHRVRNGEPKYLVRNLYAKIYPEFEIPNKIPMPRPVDMIFKDWKGPKRAEFRDDIPMEKLSGNQKWQLWCAELFLNLNEK, encoded by the coding sequence ATGGTAGATAAAGATTTTTGTTTAAGTTCGTATATAGCGTATCGCTATATTTTTAAAGACGGCGTTGAATTTTACGATGGTTTTAAGCACAAAAATATACAACCTGTGCCAAAAAATGAGCAAATTTCTGTTAAAAACGCAGATGAAATCGACGCGGCTATAAAAAAACAATTTGATGAACTTTATGAAAAATATGATTCGATTGGAATTTTACTATCAGGCGGTATGGATAGCGCAAATTTGGCTTCATATCTAAAAAAAGGAAGCCACGCATATACCTTTACTTCTGATTTAGATGAAGTTTTTAACTTAGATGCCAAAAGAGCAAAAAAATATTGTGAAAAATTTGGCTTAAATCATCATTTGATAAATATAAATTTTGATGATTATAAAGAATTTACCGAGCCTGTTATGAAAAATAAATGCGCTCCCGTGCATTCAATAGAACCACAAATTTATAAAGCTGCCTTGGCGGCCAAAAAAGACGGCGTAGAGCTAATGATTGTCGGAGAGAGTTCGGACTTGATTTTTGGCGGTATGGATAAACTTTTAGCAAAAGATTGGGATTTTGATGAGTTTAAAAATCGCTACACATTTTTAGAACCAAATTTAGTTTTAAAAAATCCGGTTGATGTTTCTGAGCTTTTTGAAAAATATAGACAAGGTGAAAAAATAGACTTTATGCGTTTTATGGACGATGTTTTTGCCATAGAGAGTTCAAGTTCTTATTTAAATGCTTTTGAAGTTGCAAATCTGCCATATTACGACCCTTACGCTAAGCTTGTTATGAGCGAACCGCTTGATTTGCATAGAGTGCGAAACGGCGAACCGAAATATTTGGTTAGAAATTTATATGCAAAAATTTATCCTGAATTTGAAATACCAAATAAAATTCCTATGCCACGCCCTGTGGATATGATTTTTAAAGATTGGAAAGGTCCAAAAAGAGCAGAATTTAGAGATGATATTCCTATGGAAAAATTAAGCGGAAATCAAAAATGGCAACTTTGGTGCGCAGAGTTATTTTTAAATTTAAATGAAAAATAA
- a CDS encoding adenylyltransferase/cytidyltransferase family protein yields MMIIGYTTGVYDLFHIGHLNLLKNAKGMCDKLVVGVTVDELVAYKGKKSMIPFEDRIEIVRSCKYVDAAVPQYDMDKLEACKKLGASYLFVGDDWYGTEKWQNYEKEFAKFGIKIVYFPYTKNISSTQITKALNAVRQDNLEDLK; encoded by the coding sequence ATGATGATTATAGGCTACACAACGGGAGTTTATGATTTATTTCATATAGGTCATTTAAATTTACTCAAAAATGCAAAAGGTATGTGCGATAAGTTGGTTGTCGGCGTAACCGTCGATGAACTCGTGGCATATAAAGGCAAAAAATCAATGATTCCTTTTGAAGATCGTATCGAAATAGTAAGAAGTTGCAAATATGTCGATGCTGCCGTGCCGCAATATGATATGGATAAACTTGAAGCTTGTAAAAAATTAGGTGCTTCGTATCTATTTGTAGGAGATGATTGGTATGGGACAGAGAAATGGCAAAATTATGAAAAAGAATTTGCTAAATTTGGTATAAAAATCGTATATTTTCCATATACAAAAAATATCTCATCTACGCAGATTACAAAAGCGCTAAATGCTGTGCGTCAAGATAATTTAGAAGATTTAAAATAA
- the galE gene encoding UDP-glucose 4-epimerase GalE, whose amino-acid sequence MKILITGGAGYIGSHVVKALLEEGGHDIVVVDNLCKGTQKAIDALKSVGAFEFVQMDLENIAKMDEIFKFNKFEAIIHFAAFIEVFESMSNPLKYYLNNTANAINLIALCQKYGVKNFIFSSTAATYGEPETGVVSEESPQNPINPYGRSKLMTEWVLKDAAAANRDFKYGILRYFNVAGASSDGLIGQNYPNATHLVKVATQTIVGKREKMSIFGDNYPTSDGTCVRDYIHVEDLAQAHLSVLRYLQNNDSSVFNVGYGTGFSVKEVIECAKKVSGVDFKVENAPRRDGDPARLISNADKLKAKTDWTPKHNNLEEIVASALNWEKKN is encoded by the coding sequence ATGAAAATTTTAATCACAGGCGGAGCAGGTTATATCGGAAGCCATGTAGTAAAGGCGTTGCTTGAAGAAGGCGGACATGACATAGTCGTCGTTGATAATCTTTGCAAAGGGACACAAAAAGCGATTGACGCTCTTAAAAGCGTGGGTGCGTTTGAGTTTGTCCAAATGGATTTGGAAAATATAGCAAAAATGGACGAAATTTTTAAATTTAATAAATTTGAAGCGATTATCCATTTTGCGGCGTTTATCGAAGTTTTTGAAAGCATGAGTAATCCTTTGAAATACTATCTAAACAATACGGCAAATGCGATAAATTTGATAGCACTTTGTCAAAAATACGGCGTGAAAAATTTCATTTTTAGTTCGACGGCGGCGACTTATGGGGAGCCTGAAACCGGTGTAGTTAGCGAAGAAAGTCCGCAAAATCCGATAAATCCTTATGGTAGAAGCAAACTTATGACCGAGTGGGTTTTAAAAGACGCTGCTGCGGCAAATAGGGATTTTAAATACGGAATTTTGCGTTATTTTAATGTAGCAGGTGCTTCATCTGACGGACTTATCGGGCAAAACTATCCAAATGCAACGCATTTAGTCAAAGTGGCAACTCAAACAATCGTCGGAAAACGCGAAAAAATGAGCATTTTTGGCGATAATTATCCGACGAGTGATGGAACTTGCGTAAGGGATTATATTCATGTGGAAGATTTGGCTCAGGCGCATTTATCGGTGCTTAGATACTTGCAAAATAACGATAGTAGCGTGTTTAATGTAGGTTATGGCACCGGTTTTAGCGTAAAAGAGGTTATCGAGTGTGCTAAAAAAGTAAGCGGGGTTGATTTTAAGGTTGAAAATGCACCGCGTAGGGACGGCGACCCGGCAAGGCTAATCTCAAATGCAGATAAATTAAAAGCTAAAACTGATTGGACACCAAAGCATAATAATTTAGAAGAAATTGTTGCAAGTGCGTTAAATTGGGAAAAGAAGAATTAA